The Streptomyces sp. RKAG293 genome includes a region encoding these proteins:
- a CDS encoding haloacid dehalogenase-like hydrolase: protein MARLHIFDMDGTLMHGSSASLELARELDMVEEIQELEGGLIRGTLDPPGFAERVYALWATLTEERLQAAFEGAPWLDGIREVWTEITDRGDHCAVISLSPDFFVGRLREWGVHEARSSVFPPVPFAPEAVLDLAGILVPESKVGIADELCAQYGVTRADCVAYGDSLSDAALFGVVPTSVAVNGDHYVRDLATHAYSGRDLREAFALVNQFDRE from the coding sequence GTGGCACGGCTGCACATTTTCGACATGGACGGCACCTTGATGCACGGCTCCTCGGCGAGCCTGGAGCTGGCCCGGGAGCTGGACATGGTCGAGGAGATCCAGGAGCTGGAAGGCGGGCTGATCCGGGGCACCCTGGACCCGCCGGGGTTCGCGGAGCGGGTGTACGCGCTGTGGGCGACGCTGACGGAGGAGCGGCTGCAGGCCGCCTTCGAGGGTGCGCCGTGGCTCGACGGCATACGCGAGGTCTGGACGGAGATCACCGATCGCGGTGACCACTGCGCGGTGATCTCCCTGTCGCCGGACTTCTTCGTGGGGCGGCTGCGCGAGTGGGGCGTGCACGAGGCGCGCTCGTCGGTCTTCCCGCCGGTGCCCTTCGCGCCCGAAGCGGTGCTCGATCTGGCGGGGATCCTGGTGCCGGAGTCGAAGGTGGGCATCGCCGATGAACTCTGCGCCCAGTACGGGGTGACGCGGGCGGACTGCGTGGCCTACGGGGACTCGCTGTCGGACGCGGCGCTGTTCGGGGTGGTGCCGACGTCGGTGGCGGTGAACGGTGACCACTATGTACGGGATCTGGCCACTCATGCCTATTCGGGTCGCGACTTGCGTGAGGCCTTTGCCCTGGTGAATCAATTCGATCGTGAATGA